In the genome of Amaranthus tricolor cultivar Red isolate AtriRed21 chromosome 15, ASM2621246v1, whole genome shotgun sequence, one region contains:
- the LOC130800898 gene encoding protein ENHANCED DISEASE RESISTANCE 2-like — protein sequence MSSSSKVVYEGWMVRIGRRKIGRSFIHMRYFVLEPRLLAYYKRKPEDNQVPVKTLVIDGNCRVEDRGLKTHHGHMVYVLSVYNKKDKYHRITLAAFNIQEALIWKEKIEQVIEQHQDSQVVNGNKYVSFEYKAGSDSIRNASSSDHESQLSAQEDDEDGSNLLRRTTIGNGPPEAILDWTREIDSDLSQHTNNQVFSRKHWRLLQCQNGLRIFEELSEVDYLPRSCSRAMRAVGVVEATCEEIFELVMSMDGTRFEWDCSFQYGSLVEEVDGHTAVIYHRLLLDWFSMFVWPRDLCYVRYWRRNDDGSYVVLFRSRVHENCGPQPGFVRAHLESGGFNISPLKPRNGRPRSQVQHLMQIDLKGWGVGYVSSFQQHCLLQMLNSVSGLREYFAQTDDRVATPRIPVMVNMTSASMSSKKNQKFESSMHHGSPDRDIVPNRNSVMLDEDSDEDEDYQIPEADQEVYSSTPENEVKKTAVEEVIDQIDLTMFSGTLRRDDNENARNCWRISDGNNFKVRSKSYCRDKSKVVAGKHLMDLVAVDWFKDSKRMDHVARRQGCAAQIAGEKGLFSLVMNFQVPGSTQYSMVFYFVTTKLTPGSLLQRFVDGDDEFRNGRLKLIPSVPKGSWIVRQSVGSTPCLLGKAIDCNYIRGPNYLEVDVDIGSSTVANGVLGLVVGVITTLVVDMAFLVQANSEDELPERLIGAVRVSHIELSSAVVPVLPPDE from the exons GTACCCGTCAAGACACTTGTTATAGATGGAAATTGTAGGGTGGAGGATCGAGGCTTGAAGACACATCATGGGCAT ATGGTTTACGTCTTATCTGTCTACAACAAGAAGGACAAGTACCACAGGATTACG TTGGCAGCTTTTAACATCCAGGAAGCTTTAATCTGGAAAGAGAAGATTGAGCAAGTCATTGAACAG CACCAGGACTCACAAGTTGTCAATGGCAACAAGTATGTATCTTTTGAGTATAAAGCGGGTTCTGATTCTATAAGAAATGCTTCTTCCTCAGATCATGAAAGTCA ACTTAGTGCCCAGGAAGATGACGAAGATGGTTCTAATTTATTGAGGAGAACAACTATTGGAAATG GACCTCCAGAGGCTATCCTCGACTGGACCCGTGAAATAGACTCAGATCTATCCCAACATACTAATAATCAAGTTTTCTCGCGAAAGCATTGGCGTCTTCTTCAATGTCAAAATG GGCTCCGCATATTTGAAGAGCTTTCTGAAGTTGACTATCTT CCGAGAAGTTGTAGTAGAGCGATGAGGGCTGTTGGAGTTGTTGAAGCTACTTGTGAAGAGATATTTGAGCTTGTTATGAGTATGGATGGCACACGATTTGA ATGGGATTGCTCTTTCCAGTATGGTAGTCTAGTGGAGGAGGTGGATGGACATACGGCTGTAATATATCATCGGCTTCTGCTTGACTGGTTTTCTAT GTTTGTATGGCCTCGTGACCTCTGCTATGTGCGTTATTGGCGACGTAATGATGATGGAAGTTATG ttGTATTGTTCCGCTCTAGGGTGCATGAGAATTGCGGCCCTCAGCCAGGATTTGTGCGAGCACATCTTGAGA GTGGTGGGTTCAACATATCACCTCTAAAACCACGTAATGGCAGGCCCAGATCACAGGTGCAGCACCTTATGCAAATTGACTTGAAAGGATGGGGTGTAGGCTATGTCTCATCTTTCCAGCAGCACTGCCTCCTTCAGATGTTAAACAGTGTTTCAG GATTACGAGAATATTTTGCTCAAACTGATGATAGGGTTGCTACTCCCAGAATCCCTGTTATGGTCAACATGACCTCGGCATCTATGTCTTCAAAAAAGAACCAAAAATTTGAGTCATCTATGCATCATGGTTCTCCTGATCGGGATATTGTTCCCAATAGAAACTCTGTTATGTTGGATGAAGATTCTGATGAAGATGAGGACTATCAAATACCTGAGGCAGATCAAGAG GTTTATTCATCTACACCTGAAAATGAAGTTAAGAAAACAG CTGTTGAAGAAGTGATTGATCAGATTGACTTAACAATGTTTTCTGGAACTTTACGACGAGATGACAATGAAAATGCTCGCAATTGCTGGAGAATATCCGATGGAAACAATTTTAAAGTTCGTAGTAAGAGCTACTGCCGTGACAAATCCAAAGTAGTTGCAGGGAAACATTTGATGGATCTTGTTGCAGTTGATTGGTTCAAGGATTCAAAGCGGATGGACCATGTTGCTAGACGTCAAGGCTGTGCAGCACAG ATTGCTGGAGAGAAAGGATTATTTTCTTTAGTTATGAATTTTCAA GTGCCAGGTTCAACTCAGTATAGTATGGTGTTCTATTTTGTGACAACAAAATTAACACCTGGCTCACTACTGCAACGTTTTGTTGATGGTGATGATGAGTTTCGTAATGGTAGACTAAAGCTGATCCCTTCAGTTCCCAAG GGCTCTTGGATTGTTCGTCAGAGTGTTGGAAGTACTCCCTGTTTACTTGGGAAAGCCATTGACTGTAACTACATCCGTGGGCCCAACTACTTAGAA GTTGATGTCGATATTGGATCTTCAACAGTCGCCAATGGAGTTTTGGGCCTTGTGGTTGGGGTGATCACAACATTGGTGGTTGATATGGCCTTCCTTGTACAG GCAAATAGCGAAGATGAGTTGCCAGAGAGACTGATCGGCGCTGTCCGTGTTTCTCATATTGAACTATCCTCTGCAGTGGTGCCAGTTTTGCCACCCGATGAATGA
- the LOC130801436 gene encoding UDP-glucose flavonoid 3-O-glucosyltransferase 7-like — MAFDKRDEILVLPFFGQGHLFPFYELIKHFNSLNFATTIFIPSTLASTIPSWLHNHGFIRIVYIPSSAHPFPTPPGPGQCGSKHYEELLHGVESFLLAQPLKPLCVVIDIMMGWAKDVFKKFEIPMVTLFTSGACSAAMEYGSWKAHVSDLKPNEARILPGLPCEMAVSYSDLIRQAHQTPLPPPPPFNGPHSGLEDRGYRGPPNARHPLYFPSPPSDGPNSGLEEKEYRGPPKAHHPIPPPSPLFNRSHSGLQEKGYKGPPNAHQQPPWINDLEGISCIMMNTCHELEGQFLDYLTNQIRKPIWAVGPLLPEEYWKPISLPVLDQDIRANKQSNHTEQEVIQWLDSKPFGSVLYISFGSEVGPTKDEYAELASALEESDWPFIWVIQHGYYQDDLETKVGEKGLIIAGWAPQLMILRHPSIGAFLSHCGWNSTLEAIRRGVPILAWPIRGDQHYNAKLIVSYLKVGYMIRDDASLFQHDIVKKFDVVKGVGMIMNDQQTKQRAKVLRVIFSSGLPASSKVTLSAFRSLFVDKDKFP, encoded by the coding sequence ATGGCATTTGATAAAAGAGATGAAATACTTGTATTGCCTTTCTTTGGGCAAGGCCATCTCTTTCCTTTCTATGAACTCATCAAACACTTTAACTCCCTCAACTTTGCAACCACCATCTTCATCCCCTCCACACTTGCTTCAACTATTCCCTCTTGGCTTCACAACCACGGCTTTATTCGTATAGTCTATATCCCCTCCTCAGCCCATCCCTTTCCCACTCCACCCGGGCCGGGCCAATGTGGTAGCAAGCACTATGAAGAACTACTCCATGGAGTTGAGTCCTTCCTATTAGCTCAACCTTTAAAACCTCTTTGTGTTGTGATTGACATCATGATGGGCTGGGCCAAGGATGTTTTTAAGAAGTTTGAAATTCCCATGGTCACTTTGTTCACTTCTGGAGCTTGTTCAGCTGCTATGGAATATGGATCATGGAAGGCCCATGTGAGTGACTTAAAGCCCAATGAAGCCCGTATCTTGCCCGGATTACCCTGTGAAATGGCAGTTTCTTATTCTGATCTTATAAGGCAAGCCCACCAAACTCCTCTTCCTCCTCCGCCTCCATTTAATGGGCCACATTCCGGGCTTGAGGATAGGGGCTATAGAGGCCCACCAAACGCCCGTCATCCTCTTTATTTTCCTTCACCTCCATCTGATGGGCCAAATTCTGGGCTTGAGGAAAAGGAATATAGAGGTCCACCAAAGGCACACCATCCTATACCTCCTCCTTCACCTCTATTTAACAGGTCACATTCTGGGCTTCAGGAAAAGGGCTATAAAGGCCCGCCAAATGCCCACCAACAGCCACCCTGGATTAATGACTTGGAAGGTATTTCATGTATCATGATGAACACATGTCATGAACTAGAAGGCCAATTCCTTGATTATCTGACCAATCAGATACGCAAACCCATTTGGGCAGTGGGCCCATTATTACCCGAAGAGTATTGGAAACCAATAAGTTTACCAGTTCTTGATCAAGACATACGTGCCAACAAGCAGTCTAATCACACCGAACAAGAGGTGATCCAATGGCTGGACTCTAAACCATTTGGGTCTGTCCTCTATATTTCCTTCGGTAGTGAAGTGGGTCCCACAAAAGATGAGTATGCTGAGTTGGCAAGTGCATTGGAAGAAAGTGATTGGCCCTTTATATGGGTCATCCAGCATGGGTACTACCAAGATGATTTGGAAACAAAGGTAGGAGAAAAAGGACTAATAATCGCGGGTTGGGCCCCACAATTAATGATCTTGAGGCACCCATCAATAGGCGCGTTTTTGTCACATTGTGGATGGAACTCGACACTAGAGGCTATCAGAAGAGGAGTCCCGATTTTAGCATGGCCCATTAGAGGTGATCAACATTATAATGCGAAGCTAATAGTGAGTTATCTTAAGGTTGGTTACATGATAAGAGATGATGCAAGTTTGTTTCAACATGACATAGTGAAGAAGTTTGACGTAGTGAAAGGTGTTGGAATGATAATGAATGATCAACAAACTAAACAACGGGCCAAAGTGCTCAGGGTTATTTTCTCTAGCGGATTACCAGCAAGTTCAAAAGTTACATTAAGTGCATTTAGAAGTTTATTTGTTGATAAAGATAAGTTTCCTTAG
- the LOC130801404 gene encoding uncharacterized protein LOC130801404, translated as MAAKSILSRTSATKFVFAYSQILNPLNKTPNSPINSLSYHFLRYFHSTFTDKDFNENPRINSRQMTSIPDYNLQDAALGLDSRVPATVITGFLGSGKTTLLNHILTAQHRKRIAVIENEFGEVDIDSSLVASHSSSNEDIVMVNNGCLCCTVRGDLVKMLLELVKKRRDKFDHIVIETTGIAKPGPVIETFCSDEILSRYVKLDGVVTLVDSKHAMKHLNEVKPRFVVNESVEQVAYADRIIINKIDLVTDMDLEVLVNKIKHINGMAQIKHAKHGVVDIDFVLGVGGYDLDRVESSVQSNDLHYECSHKHGHHKGHHRDHGHDSAVSSVSIVSEGTIDLDELDDWLERLIEEKGEDLYRYKGILSVNGSDERYVLQGVHTILNGCPGKTWAPDEKRINKLVFIGRDLDEAILRKGFKGCLV; from the exons atggcTGCTAAATCAATACTTTCAAGAACTTCAGCAACTAAATTCGTTTTCGCCTATTCTCAAATCTTAAACCCTTTGAATAAAACCCCTAATTCTCCCATCAATTCATTATCATACCATTTTCTCAGATATTTTCACAGTACTTTTACTGATAAAGATTTCAATGAAAATCCCAGAATTAATTCGAGGCAAATGACATCAATCCCTGATTATAATCTTCAGGATGCTGCTTTGGGCCTTGATTCTCGCGTACCAGCTACTGTTATCACTGGTTTTCTCGGCTCTGGCAAG ACGACACTGCTAAATCATATTCTGACGGCTCAACACAGGAAGCGCATTGCCGTCATAGAAAATGAG TTTGGGGAGGTAGACATTGATAGTTCTTTGGTTGCCAGTCACTCGTCTTCTAATGAAGACATTGTAATGGTCAATAATGGTTGTTTGTGCTGTACTGTGCGTGGAGATTTAGTAAAGATGCTGCTGGAGTTGGTTAAGAAGAGACGAGACAAATTTGATCACATTGTCATTGAGACAACTG GTATAGCGAAACCTGGTCCGGTGATTGAGACGTTTTGCAGTGATGAGATCCTCTCACGTTATGTAAAACTTGATGGAGTTGTAACATTGGTTGATTCTAAACATGCCATGAAGCATTTGAATGAAGTTAAACCAAGGTTTGTTGTGAATGAGTCAGTGGAACAAGTTGCTTATGCAGATCGAATCATCATAAATAAG ATAGATCTGGTTACTGATATGGACTTGGAAGTGTTGGTAAACAAAATAAAG CATATTAATGGTATGGCACAAATAAAGCATGCAAAACATGGAGTTGTGGACATTGACTTCGTTTTAGGAGTAGGTGGATATGATCTTGACAG AGTTGAATCTTCTGTTCAATCAAACGATTTGCACTATGAGTGTAGTCATAAACATG GACATCATAAGGGCCATCATCGTGATCATGGCCATGATTCTGCTGTGTCAAGTGTCAGCATTGTTTCAGAAGGAACTATTGATCTTGATGAG CTTGATGATTGGCTTGAAAGACTAATTGAAGAGAAAGGAGAAGACTTGTATAGATACAAGGGAATCCTATCAGTCAACGGGTCTGATGAGCGTTATGTATTGCAG GGTGTACATACTATTTTAAATGGGTGTCCAGGCAAAACTTGGGCTCCAGATGAGAAGAGGATTAACAAATTGGTCTTTATAGGGCGCGATTTGGATGAAGCAATACTAAGAAAGGGATTCAAGGGATGCCTAGTGTAG
- the LOC130800963 gene encoding probable aquaporin NIP5-1, which yields MPPASTIQPPSSKPPKSTKLVQSSILKKAGAEFVGTFILVFAAAAGPIVNQKYNGIETLIGNAASSGLVVMIIILSIGHISKAHLNPAVTLAFAALGHFPWGQVPIYILAEVLGSILASCLLKVAYNPFMSGGVTLPTVGIGQAFLLEFLATFVLMFVSVAVATDPTAVGDLAGIAIGGTVMLNTLIVGPATGASMNPVRTLGPAIATGRYNGIWIYMVAPPIGAVVGAAVYALIKIPKDEGSDNSTSISCI from the exons ATGCCACCAGCATCAACCATTCAACCACCGTCAAGTAAGCCGCCTAAGTCAACCAAGTTGGTCCAGAGTTCGATTCTCAAAAAG GCAGGTGCAGAATTTGTAGGGACATTCATTTTGGTATTTGCAGCAGCAGCAGGGCCAATTGTGAACCAAAAATATAATGGCATCGAGACATTAATAGGAAATGCTGCATCTTCTGGGCTAGTAGTTATGATAATAATCCTATCAATTGGTCACATTTCCAAAGCCCATCTAAACCCAGCTGTAACGCTAGCGTTTGCCGCCCTCGGGCATTTTCCTTGGGGCCAAGTACCCATTTACATATTAGCTGAAGTTCTCGGGTCCATCCTGGCTTCCTGCTTGCTCAAGGTTGCTTACAATCCTTTCATGTCAGGCGGCGTTACGCTGCCTACTGTTGGCATTGGACAGGCTTTTCTGTTGGAGTTTCTGGCTACTTTCGTCCTCATGTTTGTCAGTGTCGCAGTCGCCACTGACCCTACTGCT GTCGGAGATTTGGCGGGCATTGCAATCGGAGGTACCGTAATGCTCAACACACTCATCGTTGG ACCAGCAACTGGTGCATCAATGAATCCAGTAAGAACATTAGGCCCAGCAATAGCAACAGGAAGGTACAATGGAATATGGATATACATGGTGGCTCCACCCATAGGTGCTGTCGTTGGTGCGGCTGTTTATGCACTTATCAAGATTCCCAAAGATGAGGGATCGGATAACAGCACTTCAATCTCATGCATATAA